The DNA region ACGTATTGTTACGATTGAAGACGCAGCGGAGTTGCAGCTGCAGCAAATCCATGTTGCGCGACTGGAAACCCGGCCCCCCAACGTTGAAGGTCGTGGTGAAATTCGGCAGCGCGAGTTGGTCAAGAACGCACTGCGTATGCGTCCTGACCGTATTATTCTTGGTGAGGTACGTGGCGGTGAAGCGTTTGACATGCTGCAGGCCATGAACACCGGCCATGAAGGCTCCATGACGACGATTCACGCCAACACGCCGCGCGACGCGCTTTCGCGTATGGAACAGATGATCGGCATGTCGGAGATCGAAATTCCGACAATCTCCATGCGGTCTCAGATTGCATCGGCCATCGACGTTATCGTCCAGACGCAGCGCTTGAGCGACGGTAAACGGCGATTGGTCAGTGTTTCCGAAATAACGGGCATGGAAGGCAGCGTCATCCAGATGCAGGAGATCTTCCACTTCCAGCGCAAGGGCATTGCCGACGACGGCACCGTGATGGGTGAATATCGCGCTACCGGAATCCGGCCGCAATTTGCCAAGGAATTCAAAACCCGTGGGATTGAGATCGACCCGGAAGTCTATCGCGAAGATCGCGTTCTCGGATAAGGGAAAGCGGGCATGGAAACTACAACCATCATCATTCTCGGGGTCGTGTTCCTCGTATCATTCCTTCTCATAGAAGGATTGTATTTCCTAATTTCGGACTGGCGTAAGAGCAAGTATCGCCAGATGAACCGACGCATGGCGATGCTGTCCGAAGGGCGAAGCTCTCAGGAAGTCATGCTGCGTCTGCGCCGCGAGAGTGCATACGATGCTCAGGGCAATATCCTGGAGGTCCTGGCTAACAAGCTGGACGGGCTGCTGGCGCAGTCCGGCGCTGGCGTATCGATCCCGCAGCTTTTCATGATCTGCACGATGTTTTCCTTGATCAGCGTCGGGGCGTTTTTTGTACTTCAGGCGCTCAACCCCTTGACCATCGCGGTTTCGGTTATTCTGCCGTTCCTCCTACCGTTGCTGATACTCAAGCTCGTTCGCGGCCGGCGCATATCGAAGTTCAATGAGCAGTTGCCGGAGTGCATCGACGTTGTTGTGCGCGCCTTGCGGGCCGGGCATCCGATATCCTCGGCTATCGGTCTGGCGGCGTCGGAGCTTCCTGATCCCATCGGCTCTGAGTTTGGCCTTGCCGTGGACGAGATGCAGTATGGTTTGGACCTCAATGAATCGCTGACCAACATGGAAAAGCGGGTTGGTAGTCCCGACCTCCGCATGTTGGTTATCACAGTGCAGATTCAGGGCGAGATAGGCGGCAATCTGGCTGAGATCCTATCCTCGATTTCGAGGGTTATTCGCGAGCGCTTCAAGATTCGCCGTAAGGCCAAAGCTCTTTCCGCGGAAGGTCGGTTCTCTGCGATCGTCCTGGGAATTCTGCCAATTGCCGTGTTCCTGGCCATCAACGTTCTATCGCCCAAGTACTACACACTCGTTCAGGATGATCAGGGATTCATCATCAGCATGGGCATCGGAATGATTCTGATGTTCATTGGTTATTTCGTCATGTACCGCATGACCAACTTCAAGATCTGAGGACGGAGCAAGTATGCCGGACTTCCTGGCAAATCTTCTAGTACTGGCTGAAGCCAATGCGCCGATAGTCGTCGGCGGCTTGGTGTTTTTGGTTGCCGGCTTGCTCTTCTTCGGATTGACGGCGGTTGCGGGCGGCGAAGGCGGTTTCGCGCGGCGCTTGAGCCAGAAGCCGACCGATCGTGAGGAGATCAGCGCCAACCGCAAGGACAAGATTGCCAAGGTCCTTTCGAAGGTTGGTGAAAGCCTCCCGCAAGATATGACCGATCTATCGCGGGTCCGTCGGCAACTGGTGTTGGCCGGTTATTATTCGGCCCGTGCCGTCCCGATCTTTTACGCGGTGCGCGCTGTTATTGCGATAACCCTGCCGGTATTGTTTTCACTAGTTTTCCCGCTGGTCACGCGTGAGTTCACGGTTTCTACCGCAGTAGGTGGCGCCGCAGTGCTCGGCATCGTCGGCCTTTATCTGCCGGTTATGTTCTTGAAGCAGAAAATAGGCGCGAGGCAACAGCAGGCCCGGGATGGCTTCCCCGATGCGCTGGATTTGTTGGTGGTGTGTGTGGAGGCCGGTTTGTCGCTCGACCAGGCCATCGAACGTATCAGCCGAGAAATCGGCAGATCATATCCGGTGCTGGGTGAAAACTTCAGAATGATGGCTAGTGAGTTGCGCGCGGGTCAATCGCGAACCGAGGCGCTGCGCAATGTGGCTGAACGTATGGGAGTGGACGAGGTCAAGGCCTTTGTCGTGTTGCTGATCCAATCCGAAGAATTGGGAACCAGCATCGCTGAAACGCTCCGTGTCTACACCGACGAGATGAGAGATAAGCGGGTCACCCGCGCTGAGGAGAAAGCACAGGCGCTACCGGCCAAGTTGTCGGTGCCGCTGGTGCTGTTCATTTTCCCGGTGTTGATGATCGTCATTCTGTCACCAGTCATCATTCGAATGATGAAGGTGATGTGAGCGGGCCGCTGTCTGGCGCCGCCGACATTTAGAGGACGAGGGGAGGGTATGATCATGAGAAACAAGCTGCTCCAGGGCGCGGGCTTGATCGTAGCCATGTCGGCGCTGAGCGCCTGCGGAAGTCTTGGCAATTCTGCGGCACAGTTGACGGCAGCTCCTTCAGCACCGGAGAAGGTGAACCAGGAAACGACGTCGCAAGCCCAGTCTGCCGTCACTGTTTCGCAGGAATATGAGCAGGGCAAGCAGGAGTTGAACCGAGGCAATGTCGGTAAGGCGATTGAGTATTTTTTGAAGGCGCATCGCAAGGCGCCGGATTCTCTTGAGGGTATCAATGCCCTGGCGGTCGCTTACGATATGGTTGGGCGCCCGGATCTTGCCGATCGCTATTTCAACAAGGCCCTGGCGCTGGCGCCGCAAGACCCGGATGTTTTGAACAACGTCGGTTATGCCCATCTCAAGCGCGGTGATGAACAAACAGCCCAGCGCTACCTGAACGAGGCCAGGGCGCTCTCCGCTGGCAATGATGTCATTTTAGCCAACATCGCCTTGCTCGAGAACAAGCCGGAACCCACTTCCGACATACAGGAAGACACGCCGCCTGCGGCACAGGTTGCGGAGCTAACGAAACCCTATGTCGCAAAGACATCGGACCGAAGCCAGATCATCGTTACTCAGCCGTCGGCTGAGATGACCGCTTTGGCTCCGCAGCCAAGTCAGCCGGAACCGAGCCCGTCGGAGCGACAGATGCCGGCAACCATCCAGGAGGCTAGCCTGCCGGCCCCGCAACGGTTGGTGCCCGAGCACACCGCATCCTTTGCGCTTGAGCCGGTGAGCTTGACGCGGACACCGGAGCCTTCGGCCTCGGAATCATACGATACATTGCCGTCGATACCGCTCCCTGCAGTGAAGCCCGATACGCTTTCTCAGGTTGTTAGTGGTCCATTGAAAGCCGGACTAGGCGGTTCCCGACTGATGCCCGCGAAGCTGGAGCAAGTCGCGCTTGCGGTGCTGCCCGACGGATCGCGCCCGAAAAGGCAAGAGCCAGCTGGTCCCACAGAGATGCCGGCCCTACCGGTTACGGCGGTGATCGTGGAGCCTTTGGAGGCTCCGTCCGTGACACCAAGCGACGGCAAAGGTGATAGCGTCGCGTCGGTGATTGATGCCGCACGAAACTGCTCGCTATCCATCGGTGAGGCGCAGATTACCTTGGTCAATGGCAATGGTCGCGAGGGGATGGCGCGGCGGACGCGTGGTTGGCTCAAACATGATGGGCTGGTCACGGCGCGCCTGTTGAACGCAGATCATTACAATTATGCGAGCAGCACCATTCACTACCGTTCTTCGGCCCGCTGTACGGCCGAGCGTCTGGCAGTAACCTTCGATTCCTTGCCGCGGTTGGTTAAGGACGATACCTTGGCCGAAGACTTGCGTGTCCTGCTTGGCGCGGATGTCCTGATTTTCGACACGATGGTGGCCCAGGCGGAAAACAACTGAGAACCTGGAGCTAAAGGGGGGAACCATGACGTTGCGACCTACCGAGGCTTCGGCCCAGACTGGAAATCGTTCCCGTCTGGCGGTTGCCTTGATACCTCTTGCCGCGCTCATTCTCAGTGGTTGTCTGTCGAGCGAGCCCGAAGGCCCGCCGGCGTCGCAGGTCCGCGGTCTGGTCAAAGACGTAATCCCACCTGGCGATCTCGATCGATCGGATGAACTTCTGGCCGACGGGAGAGTTTACGAAGCGCAGCAGGAATACGCACGCGTGCTGCAGGATGACCCCAGCAATCCGCGGGCCATTTATGGATTTGCCGAAACGCTTCTCCAAACGGGACAGTTGGACGCAGCTCGGAAGCATTTTGCTTCGATCGTCGGGGACCCGGAGTATGGCGCCCGCGCGCTTCAGGGTGAGGGACTCATTCTTTTGGTGCAAGGTGAGCTTGGTGAAGCAAGGGCGCGGCTTGAACTCGCGGTCCAGCGCGATCCCGGTCTATGGCGGGCCTGGAACGGCCTGGGCAGGGCCAAGGATGCGGGGCGCGACTGGGTCGGTTCGTCGGAGGCTTATACCCACGCGATGGAGTTGGTGCCTCGGTCACCGGTTCCGGTCAACAACCTGGGGATGTCGAAGTTGCTTCAAGAACAGTACGTTGAAGCAGAGAACACCTTTCGGCTGGCGATTGATCTCGATCCAAAGTTTGTCGCGGCGCAGAACAACCTGAAGCTGGCAATCGCCTGGCAGGGTCGCTATGTGGAGGCTCTCATGGGGGTCTCTCCCGAAAACCTGCCGGAAGTCATGAACAATGTGGGTTATGTCGCCATGCTGCGCGGCGACTATGATGTTGCGGGAACTTATTTTAACCGGGCTCTTGACCTCAGTCCCGCTTATCACGCCCAGGCGGCGGAAAACCTGCGCTATCTGGAAAGTTTACGTAATTCACCTGTTGCATCGGCACAGTAAGGCCTAGCGCGCCCATTTCATTGCTGACGATCAGTCTGCCTGTGCCGGTTGTGGCACCTCCGTGGTGCCTGCGCTCTGGCCCTTGACTTTCTCACGCAAGGATTGGAAGAGCGCGAAAAGCGGCGGGATGAAGAAAATTCCCAGAAGTGTAGCGCCCAACATGCCGCCAAAGACGGTGGTGCCGACAGATTGCCGACTTGCCGATCCGGCGCCGCTGGCAAAGACCAGCGGGAGTACGCCTAGAATGAAAGAGAGCGCTGTCATCATCACGGCCCGGAATCGCAGATCGGCGGCCTCTAGCGTCGCATCGAATATGCTTTTCCCTTCCTCGCGAAGCTGTTTGGCGAACTCGACAATCAGGATCGCGTTTTTGGCCGCCAAGCCAACCAGCAGGACAAGCCCGACCTGCGCGTAAGCATCGAGCGCAATACCGCGCCAGCCAAGCAATGCTACAGCACCAAGCACCGCTACGCCGATCGAGAGCATGACTGAGAAGGGAACAGTCCAGCTTTCATACTGTGCTACCAGGAACAGGTAGGCGAACACGATGGAGAGAATCATGACCATCGACCCCGCCTGCCCGGCCTTGATTTCCTGCAGGGCCATGCCGGTCCATTCGAAGCTGTAGCCGCTAGGCAGCGTTTCCTGCGCCAAAGTCTCCATGGCTTGCAAAGCCTCGCCCGAGCTGCGGCCGGGTGCTGGATTTCCATTGATGGTCGCAGAACGATAGAGATTGTAGCGCTCCACCTGTTCTGGTCCCAGAATCGGCTTCACCCGCACGAGTGTACGCAAAGGCACCATTTCTCCGTTGCTGGCGCGGACGTAGATGTCCTCGATATCTTCCGGGGCATTGCGACGTTCCGCTTCGGCCTGGAGCATCACCCGATAGACCCGGCCGAACAGATTGAAGTCGTTGACATAGAACGCCGTCAGATTCGCCGCCAAACCCTGAAATACCTCGCCCAAATTGACGCCGCGGGTCTTAACCGATTCACGGTCGACATCGACGAAGAGCTGCGGAACATTGGCTCGGAACATGCTGAAGACGGCGTTCAGCTCGGGCCTTCCATTGGCCTCGAAGATGAACCCGCCGAGTGCCGAGGCGAGTTCGGATGAATCCCGCCCCTCGGTGTCCTGGAGAACGAATTCGAAGCCGCCAGTCGTACCCAAACCGGGGATGGGGGGCGGATTGAAGGGGATCGCCGTCACGCCGGGGAGCGTATAAAGTTTCGCGCGTAGCTGCGCGAGTATGGCGTTGAGGTGAAGGTGCGGCTCCTGACGCTCGTCCCAGGGGTCAAGCACAACGACAAGCATTCCGCCATTGGGCACTACCGCGCCGGAAAGGAGTGAATAACCGCCGACCGAGGTAATGCTTTCCACTCCGGGAATCGCAGCGACGACAGCTTCGACTTCTTCCAGTTGAGTTGCTGTACGGGGTAGCGCGGCGGCATCGGGCAAGCGCATATCGATGAAGAGCGCACCGCGATCCTCCTCAGGTACGAAGCCGGTGGGCAGGCTCTGCAGCAACCAGCCGGTAGCGGCCAGGCTGGCGACAAAGACAATACCGGTAATCGCCAGCCGCCGGGTCATCAGTCCGACAATGCCGGTGTAACCCTTCCGTGTGCGGTTCAGAAGCTTCTCGAACCAGAACAATGGGCCGCGTTTGGCTGGCTTGGGGAGTCTGAGGAAGCTCGCACAAAGTGCAGGACTGAGCGTCAGGGCATTGATTGATGAAATCGCGACTGCGACCGAAATGGTGACGGCGAACTGCTCATACAGGCGCCCCGTCAGACCGGGCGTGAAGCCCACCGGCACGAAAACCGCCAGCAGCACCAGGGTGGTGGCGACGACCGGGCCGCTCACTTCCTTCATCGCCAGCCAAGTGGCCTCGCGGGGCGCTTTGCCTTCGGACATATGTCGTTGGACGTTCTCGACCACCACGATTGCATCATCGACCACCACGCCGATCGCCAGGATCAATCCGAAGAGGCTCACGGTGTTGATAGTGAAGCCCATGGCCAGGAGCGCTGCCAACGTGCCGATCAAAGAAACCGGTATGGTGATGGTCGGAATGAGCGTGGACCGCCAGTCTTGCAAGAACACAAAGACCACCAAGATGACCAGCGCCATGGCTTGCAGCAGGGTGACGAGTACCTCGCGCATGGATGTTTGAACGTAACGGGTCGTGTCGTAGGTAACCTTGTAGGCTAGCCCTTCCGGGAAGTTCGTGGAAATTTTTGCAAGCTCTGCCTTGATGCCCTCTGCGACGTCGAGCGCGTTGGCGTCAGGCAGCTGATAGATGGCGATAACCGCTGCTGGTTTGCCGTCCAGCCTGGCAAACCAGCCATAGGTTTGCGCGCCCAGATCCACGCGCGCCACGTCGGCCAAGCGGACTAGGGTGCCGTCACCGCCAGCTCGAATGACAATTTGCTCAAACTCCTGAACGCTTTCCAAACGGCCCTTGGTTTGGATGCTGAACTGGAACTGCTGCCCTTCGGTGGTTGGTGCCTCGCCGATGCTACCTGCAGATACCTGGACGTTCTGCTCGCGAATTGCATTGATCACGTCGCCAGCCGTCATCTCTAAGCTCGTAAGGCGATCCGGGTTCAGCCAAACGCGCATGCCGTAATCGCGTGCACCCAGAATATCCGCGCTCGCCACACCGGGCACACGGGCCAATCTGTCCCGCACGTTGATGCTCGCGTAGTTGCTCAAGAAGATGTCGTCAAACCCGCCGTCCGGCGCATAGATATTGGCCAGCATCAGCATCGACGTGCTCTGCTTCTTGGTTGTTATGCCTTGCCGTACGACCTCTTCGGGCAGTCGCGCAGTGGTTAAGGCGACGCGGTTCTGCACATTTACCTGTGCTTGGTCGCCGTCCGTTCCGACTTCAAAGGTTATGGTCAGCGTGTAGCTTCCGTCGTTGGCGCTTTTCGAGGACATGTAAATCATGCCTTCGACGCCGTTGACCTCGGATTCAATAACTGCCGCAACCGTCTGCTCGACAACTTGAGCATTGGCACCGGGATAGCTGGCCTTTACCTGGACTTGCGGGGGCGTCAGCTCCGGGAACTCTGCAATCGGTAGCCGCGACAGCGACAGCATTCCCGCCAGAACGATGACAATCGCGATGACGAAGGCAAACTTAGGCCGGTCGATGAAGAAACCGCTGAGCATGTCAGGAATCCGAGCCGACTGGGGTGATCACGGTCGGGCTTACCTTGGCGCCCGGACGCACTTTCTGAACACCCTCGACGATCAACATTTCGCCGACGGCGACACCCTGCTTCACAACGATGTCTCTACCGCTGCGCTCGCCGAGTTCGACGGGTTTAGCAGTCACTTGGTTGTCTGCATCTACGGTCAGCACAAAGGCACCCGCCTGGCTTGTCTGGACTGCAGCCTGGGGCACCACGACCTCATCGCGCGGCTCGCTGCTTACCAGGAGGACGTTGACGAACTGGCCCGGCAAGACCAGCCCCTCCGCATTGGGAAAACGAACTCTTAGCTTGATGGTGCCAGTCACGGGATCAACTTGGTTGTCGATGAAGTAAAGCTCGCCCGGTGTTTCAAGCATAGTGTCGTTTGCCAGCCGCAACTTCGGCTCGAAACTGCGGGCCTCGCCCGTTGCCTTGCGCTGTTGGTAGTCGAGCATCTGCCGTTCCGATATCGCGAACTCGACCTCTATGGGATTGAGATCGAGAATTGTCGCCAGCACACCGGCATCCGGTCCAACAAGGTTTCCCGCATCGACCGTCGTAGCGCCGATGCGTCCCGAAATCGGTGCGGTAATGGTTGTGTAGCCAAGGTTCAGTTCGGCTGCGGTAAGGTCGGCCTGCGCCGCGGCCAAATCGGCCTGAGCTTGGGCGGCGGCGGCCGTCGACTCGTCAAGCTTGGCTTGGCTGACTGTGCCACGAGCCGCGAGGGTTCGGCTTCGCTCCAAAGTTTTGTTGGCATCGACAAGGGTGGCCTGCGCTCTTTCAACGCCTGCGGTTGCAACCTTCTTGGCTGCTTCGAACTCAGCCGGGTCAATCTGATAAAGCAGTTGACCTCTATTGACGTCACTACCCTCCTTGAAGGGGCGCTCTAGCAAGAAGCCGGTAACGCGCGCACGTAGTTCAACCTGCTGATTTGCGCGTGTACGACCGACGTATTCAAGCGACGTCGATATCTGCTTCGACACGATAGGGGCTACAGTGACGCTCGGCGGCGGCGCTGCCGGCGTCTGCGAGGTTTTATCTTGCTGATCGCAGGCCGCTAGCAGACCCAGCGTGCAGATAAGCAGGAATCCGTTACGGATTCCCCAAAAATGTTTCAGCAGCAAATTCTTTCCCCCGAGCCGACGCAATTACGCCGTTGATGATCATTGTAACAATGACTTGGAACCGACGAATTCAGAATAAGGGCAATGCCGCACAGGCTTCAATCGAAAGTATTACATTGTATTATTGCGATGAATTGTCCGTGGATTGATGGCGACGATGGCCAGCGTTTCACGCCGTCCTCGCAAAGTAATTTCATGCTGTTCTTGAGCGGGTAAATCTATGCCGCTTAGTTCAAGGGTCGAAACGGAGACGACGAGATCATTGCCATATTCTTTAGTTAGCGCCTCCATTCGGCTTGCGGCGTTCACGACGTCGCCAACGGCGGTCAGGCTACGCGCGTCGCCAAAGCCTATTTCGCCGATAATGACTGACCCGGCGTGAATGCCGATCCCCATGCGCAGCCGCTCCGGTAGGTCATGCGCCAGGCTTTCGTTCAATTGATCCAGCCGCTCCGCCATCAAGGCCGCAGCGCGCAAAGCCTGTTGGGCGCCAATTTCGCCACTGCTTTCCAGACCGAAGAGCGCCATGACACCGTCACCCATGAATTTATCGATCTTGCCGCCTGCTTCGGTGATCGCCTCGCCCATTTCACGGGCGAAGCGATTGAGAAGGAAAATGACATCATAGGGCAGGCGGCCTTCGGCCAGGGTTGTGAAGCCGCGGAGATCGGCGAAGAGCACTGTGGTCAGGCGCTCCTCGCCATGGCGGCGCCCGACAAGCGAGTGGACGTGTCGCGGCGCGCTCTCGGGCGGCAGCAATGGGTGTACCTCCAAATCAGAGGCTAGCCTCAACTGACAGGCGAGGCGTACGTTGGCCGGCGCGTGAATACGATCTAGGACCCGTTGCTCTTCGTCGCTGGACTTGGGTAAGGATTCCAGACCTCGCCTGACGCCGATCCGGCAGGTCGAGCAGCGACCACGACCGCCGCATACGGATGCATGGGGGATGCCGGCGAACTGGCTGGCCTCCAACACCGATGTGCCCTTGGCAACCGTCACCCGCGACCCGTTGCTGTACTGCACAACGACCCGGCCGGCACGGTGTTGCAGACCATAGCGGACCAAACGTGAGCTCAGCGCCAGGGCCAGCAATGCCACCTGCAGGCTCAGCAGCAAGGTTTCGGCTAAGCCCAATGTTGCGACTTCCGGCTCGCCCAGAACCTGAAGCGCGGCCCGGTAGGGTTCAGCCCAATCCGGATTGGCGCGTGCGCGAAGCAGTGCCTCGCGCCCCGCCGCGGTGAATCCTGAGAGTGCGAGCAAGGGAATACCAACGGCCGAAGCGAGCAACAGCGCCCGCACCTGCGGGAAAAACCGCTTTAGCCGCAGCCAAAAATAAATACCGAAGCAGCCGTGCGTCCAAGCCACAAGCAGCAGCAGCGACTGCTTGAGGGCCAGCATTGAATCGCCGCCCCAAAAGAGAAGCAACAGAGTGCCGTAGCTAGTCTCCAGATCGTACAGTTCAACGGCCAATCGCGTGCCGAAGAGATGCGCCGCGAGGAGTGGAGGGATTGTCAGGCCCAGAAGCAACTGCGCCCACTCGGATACAGGCATCCGTAGGCGGCGTCGTTTGTAGATCGCCCAAAAGGCCAGCAGCAAGTGGATAACCAAACTGCCGTACAGCAGGATAGTGCCTGGCAGGGAGCGCCATAAGCCTTGCAACAATTCGCGCAGGTTCTCCATCGCAAAGAGACCGGCAAGCCCCATGGCGTGATTAATCAGATGACCGCTGATATAGGTAAAAAGGATCAGCCCGGTAACAAGTCGCAGTCGACGCAGGGACGGGATTTTCACTCGGCGGCCCCTTCCTTGGCGAGGTTTCGGTAATCATAGTCGTTTGTCGGCTGAACGTGAACGGCAAGTCGTTTATGGTTGCAGCGTTTACTTGATCTTGGCCCGGCGCCATATGAGGAGCGTGAGTTTGGAAGACGGGAGTAAGATAGTGAATCCGGAAGATCGAGCCGAACGCCGCCGCCGCCGCCGCGAAGCGCTTGGGCGTAAGATCGACACCACAATCCCATCGCCCTGTATTTCGGTCTGCACGCTTGATCCGGTTACGAACTGGTGCATGGGATGCCACCGAACCATCGACGAGATTCGCAACTGGCCGATTCTGTCGGCTGAAGAAAAGCAAAGTATCCTGGCGGCGATCGAAGACAGGTGTTCTGGCGCAAGCGAGCGATAAGCCTTGGCGCAGGGCGTTAATATCCCTGAGTAAATTTAGTACAAACTTCAACTTGAGCTGGGCCCGCCACTCATGGAGATTGCCTTTACCAGGGCCATGCGCTGTTCTTCCAGTTGGTCTCGGTCGGTCGTCATCTCCGGCCGGTAGGTTGAACGATGGGGGTGTTCGCCTACAGCTAAGAGATATCCTCGCAAATACTGCCGACCCTCGATGGAAGAGAAGTTCTCTTTACGTCGGGGGTCGGTTTTTTTGTGGCGCTTTAAGCCGCCACTTCGCTACTGGAGCGCGGCTTCGATTGCTGTGGTTACCGGCTCCTCGTCAGGCTTCACGGCTGATGGCCATGCGTCCAACAATTCCCCCTCTGCCGACAGCAAGTATTTGTGGAAGTTCCAGCGCGGCTCGCCAGCCTCGCCCAAGCTCTCGCGAATCCATCGATACAGTGGATGTGCATCGGGACCGACAACCTTCTCTTTTCGGGTCATCGGAAAATCAATACCGAACCGCGTCTCGCAAAAGGTCTTTATTTCGGCTTCGCTGCCCGGCTCCTGTGCGCCGAAGTCGTTTGAGGGCACGCCAAGAACCACCAATCCCCGTTCACGGTAGGTCTCCCAAACACGCTGAAGGTTTTCGTATTGGGGTGTGAAACCGCACTCGCTGGCGACATTCACCAGCAAGACGGGGCGCCCGGCAAAGGTCTCCATCGGTAGGGGCGCGCCTTCAATGGCGGTGAAACCAAAGGCATGGGCGTTCCCTTGGGACTCTGCGGACATGGCGGATCCTCCATTGGTGATCAGAAGGGTTGCGCAGATCAGGAGCAGTCGGAGCATTTGGCCAAACCTTTCCCGCGTTCGTAATCTTCGTAATCTAAGAAATAGCGCAGGTCGCTTCGAGATCAAAGGGACGCCAGGATTTTGTGCGCGACGGCCTCAAGAATCTCAGGGTCCTCGGCATCGATAACTTCGCGTGCCGTTGCGTAGTCGAAGCCTCTTCGCGCCAGCGCGGCCAGGTCCCGTTCCCGCGTTTCCGCTCGCTTCTCCGAGGGGCGGTAAGGGCCGAGGCGCCGCCGCCTGGCATAGGTTGCCGCCGCGGCCAAATCCGTGTCTTCGTCCGCTTCCTCGAACTGCTCGATGGCGGCCTGACGATCCTCTTCGGCTAGGCCCTTCTGCCGGAGTGATTGATCGATCGCTTTCAAGGACTGGCCTTTGCGGAACAACCCACGGGCTCGGGATTGTGCGTAGGCACGGTCGTTCAGCAACCCTGCGCGTTGCAGTTTCGAGACCAATGCGACGATCGCTTTGCGACCCTCTTCGGGATCCGTCCCATGTTCTTTGGCGCTTCGCTCCACGCGCCGCCATAGAACCCGTTCGAAATTGGCCGAGGATGAGCCATAGCGCTCCAGATACCAGAGGCCGACACGCTCAAGATACTGCGGCGTTACTTTCTTGATGCGCCTGCGTCGCGCGCCTTGTCGCCGCTCAGACATCCGGCCATCGTCTGCATCCTTGTCGGTCATCCAGGGAATATGCCACGAAAGACGGCGTCTGGTCATCTG from Limibacillus halophilus includes:
- a CDS encoding adenylate/guanylate cyclase domain-containing protein — protein: MKIPSLRRLRLVTGLILFTYISGHLINHAMGLAGLFAMENLRELLQGLWRSLPGTILLYGSLVIHLLLAFWAIYKRRRLRMPVSEWAQLLLGLTIPPLLAAHLFGTRLAVELYDLETSYGTLLLLFWGGDSMLALKQSLLLLVAWTHGCFGIYFWLRLKRFFPQVRALLLASAVGIPLLALSGFTAAGREALLRARANPDWAEPYRAALQVLGEPEVATLGLAETLLLSLQVALLALALSSRLVRYGLQHRAGRVVVQYSNGSRVTVAKGTSVLEASQFAGIPHASVCGGRGRCSTCRIGVRRGLESLPKSSDEEQRVLDRIHAPANVRLACQLRLASDLEVHPLLPPESAPRHVHSLVGRRHGEERLTTVLFADLRGFTTLAEGRLPYDVIFLLNRFAREMGEAITEAGGKIDKFMGDGVMALFGLESSGEIGAQQALRAAALMAERLDQLNESLAHDLPERLRMGIGIHAGSVIIGEIGFGDARSLTAVGDVVNAASRMEALTKEYGNDLVVSVSTLELSGIDLPAQEQHEITLRGRRETLAIVAINPRTIHRNNTM
- a CDS encoding DUF1289 domain-containing protein, which produces MNPEDRAERRRRRREALGRKIDTTIPSPCISVCTLDPVTNWCMGCHRTIDEIRNWPILSAEEKQSILAAIEDRCSGASER
- a CDS encoding efflux RND transporter periplasmic adaptor subunit; this encodes MLLKHFWGIRNGFLLICTLGLLAACDQQDKTSQTPAAPPPSVTVAPIVSKQISTSLEYVGRTRANQQVELRARVTGFLLERPFKEGSDVNRGQLLYQIDPAEFEAAKKVATAGVERAQATLVDANKTLERSRTLAARGTVSQAKLDESTAAAAQAQADLAAAQADLTAAELNLGYTTITAPISGRIGATTVDAGNLVGPDAGVLATILDLNPIEVEFAISERQMLDYQQRKATGEARSFEPKLRLANDTMLETPGELYFIDNQVDPVTGTIKLRVRFPNAEGLVLPGQFVNVLLVSSEPRDEVVVPQAAVQTSQAGAFVLTVDADNQVTAKPVELGERSGRDIVVKQGVAVGEMLIVEGVQKVRPGAKVSPTVITPVGSDS
- a CDS encoding regulatory protein RecX, translated to MTRRRLSWHIPWMTDKDADDGRMSERRQGARRRRIKKVTPQYLERVGLWYLERYGSSSANFERVLWRRVERSAKEHGTDPEEGRKAIVALVSKLQRAGLLNDRAYAQSRARGLFRKGQSLKAIDQSLRQKGLAEEDRQAAIEQFEEADEDTDLAAAATYARRRRLGPYRPSEKRAETRERDLAALARRGFDYATAREVIDAEDPEILEAVAHKILASL
- a CDS encoding glutathione peroxidase; this translates as MSAESQGNAHAFGFTAIEGAPLPMETFAGRPVLLVNVASECGFTPQYENLQRVWETYRERGLVVLGVPSNDFGAQEPGSEAEIKTFCETRFGIDFPMTRKEKVVGPDAHPLYRWIRESLGEAGEPRWNFHKYLLSAEGELLDAWPSAVKPDEEPVTTAIEAALQ